Proteins encoded in a region of the Papio anubis isolate 15944 chromosome 14, Panubis1.0, whole genome shotgun sequence genome:
- the SLC20A1 gene encoding sodium-dependent phosphate transporter 1: MATLITSTTAATAASGPLVDYLWMLILGFVIAFVLAFSVGANDVANSFGTAVGSGVVTLKQACILASIFETVGSVLLGAKVSETIRKGLIDVEMYNSTQGLLMAGSVSAMFGSAVWQLVASFLKLPISGTHCIVGATIGFSLVAKGQEGVKWSELIKIVMSWFVSPLLSGIMSGILFFLVRAFILHKADPVPNGLRALPVFYACTVGINLFSIMYTGAPLLGFDKLPLWGTILISVGCAVFCALIVWFFVCPRMKRKIEREIKCSPSESPLMEKKNSLKEDHEETKLSASDIESRNPVSEIGPAALPLQAVVEERTVSFKLGDLEEAPERERLPSVDLKEETSIDSTVNGAVQLPNGNLVQFSQAVSNQINSSGHYQYHTVHKDSGLYKELLHKLHLAKVGDCMGDSGDKPLRRNNSYTSYTMAICGMPLDSFRAKEGEQKGEDIEKLTWPNADSRKRIRMDSYTSYCNAVSDLHSASEIDMSVKAEMGLGDRKGSHGSLEEWYDQDKPEVSLLFQFLQILTACFGSFAHGGNDVSNAIGPLVALYLVYDTGDVSSKVATPIWLLLYGGVGICIGLWVWGRRVIQTMGKDLTPITPSSGFSIELASALTVVIASNIGLPISTTHCKVGSVVSVGWLRSKKAVDWRLFRNIFMAWFVTVPISGVISAAIMAVFRYVILRM; this comes from the exons ATGGCAACGCTGATTACCAGTACTACAGCTGCTACCGCCGCTTCTGGTCCTTTGGTGGACTACCTATGGATGCTCATCCTGGGCTTCGTTATTGCATTTGTCTTGGCATTCTCCGTGGGAGCCAATGATGTAGCAAATTCTTTTGGTACAGCTGTGGGCTCAGGTGTAGTGACCCTGAAGCAAGCCTGCATCCTAGCTAGCATCTTTGAAACAGTGGGCTCTGTCTTACTGGGGGCCAAAGTGAGCGAAACCATCCGGAAGGGCTTGATTGACGTGGAGATGTACAACTCGACTCAAGGGCTGCTGATGGCCGGCTCAGTCAGTGCTATGTTTG GTTCTGCTGTGTGGCAACTCGTTGCTTCGTTTTTGAAGCTCCCCATTTCTGGAACTCATTGTATTGTTGGTGCAACCATTGGTTTCTCCCTCGTGGCAAAGGGGCAGGAGGGTGTCAAGTGGTCTGAACTGATAAAAATTG TGATGTCTTGGTTCGTGTCCCCACTGCTTTCTGGAATTATGTCTGGAATTTTATTCTTCCTAGTTCGTGCATTCATCCTCCATAAG GCAGATCCAGTTCCTAATGGTTTGCGAGCTTTGCCAGTTTTCTATGCCTGCACAGTTGGAATAAACCTCTTTTCCATCATGTATACTGGAGCACCGT TGCTGGGCTTTGACAAACTTCCTCTGTGGGGTACCATCCTCATCTCGGTGGGATGTGCAGTTTTCTGTGCCCTTATCGTCTGGTTCTTTGTATGTCCCAGGATGAAGAGAAAAATTGAAC gagaaATAAAGTGTAGTCCTTCTGAAAGCCccttaatggaaaaaaagaatagcttGAAAGAAGACCATGAAGAAACAAAGTTGTCTGCCAGTGATATTGAAAGCAGGAATCCTGTTTCGGAGATAGGGCCTGCCGCTCTGCCCCTCCAGGCTGTGGTGGAGGAGAGAACAGTCTCATTCAAACTTGGAGATCTGGAGGAAGCTCCAGAGCGAGAGAGGCTTCCCAGCGTGGACTTGAAAGAGGAAACCAGCATAGATAGCACCGTGAATG GTGCAGTGCAGTTGCCTAATGGGAACCTTGTCCAGTTCAGTCAAGCTGTCAGCAACCAAATAAACTCCAGTGGCCACTACCAGTATCACACCGTGCATAAGGATTCTGGCTTGTACAAAGAGCTGCTCCATAAATTACATctggccaaggtgggagattGCATGGGAGACTCTGGTGACAAACCCTTAAGGCGCAATAATAGCTATACTTCCTATACCATGGCAATATGTGGCATGCCTCTGGATTCATTCCGTGCCAAAGAAGGTGAACAGAAGGGCGAAGACATAGAGAAGCTGACGTGGCCTAATGCAGACTCCAGGAAGCGAATTCGAATGGACAGTTACACTAGTTACTGCAATGCTGTGTCTGACCTTCACTCAGCATCTGAGATAGACATGAGTGTCAAGGCAGAGATGGGTCTAGGTGACAGAAAAGGAAGTCATGGCTCTCTGGAAGAATGGTATGACCAGGATAAGCCTGAAGTCTCTCTCCTCTTCCAGTTCCTGCAGATCCTTACAGCCTGCTTTGGGTCATTTGCCCATGGTGGCAATGACGTAAG CAATGCCATTGGGCCTCTGGTTGCTTTATATTTGGTTTATGACACGGGAGATGTTTCTTCAAAAGTGGCAACACCAATATGGCTTCTACTCTATGGTGGTGTTGGTATCTGTATTGGTCTGTGGGTCTGGGGAAGAAGAGTTATCCAGACCATGGGGAAGGATCTGACACCGATCACACCCTCTAG TGGCTTCAGTATTGAACTGGCATCTGCCCTCACTGTGGTGATTGCATCAAATATTGGCCTTCCCATCAGTACAACACATTGTAAA GTGGGCTCTGTTGTGTCTGTTGGCTGGCTCCGGTCCAAGAAGGCTGTTGACTGGCGTCTCTTTCGTAACATTTTTATGGCCTGGTTTGTCACAGTCCCCATTTCTGGAGTTATCAGTGCTGCCATCATGGCAGTCTTCAGATATGTCATCCTCAGAATGTGA